One genomic window of Pungitius pungitius chromosome 11, fPunPun2.1, whole genome shotgun sequence includes the following:
- the she gene encoding SH2 domain-containing adapter protein E translates to MARWFRDFPINLKNGTERVRSASESGPPTRTKPSFSRDSLKGNQRKDGGVGGLLAGRNRKNSAEFGRNNAGCGGTVWDTLTPGKGRKNAKVEAGMSDEIRQVRTSSLAQAYISRMIKVDKQDKTPKLNGITEHKQLGNETGRPDIKTTLIILEDYADPFDAEKTKGQRDAERAGVNDGYMEPYDAQVIITEVRRRGSKDLLKVCVLLDRGHGEGKEEQGKPPPPNIYDTPYEGDSGGVWIPVTRPESDVRPAGEYELPWEWRKEDIVRALSAQFEAVDCSPTKENGSIPTRQQQQQQQQQQQQQQQHPPRQKNWTHKIPSTPSGSSSSSFPSSPILKLSPLSLPSPSFPTLKLPPLSPSSSPTKLSPPSPTSPSSAPLDGETAKVEPGLPLEKQNWYHGSVSRQQAEAQLQRCREASFLVRDSESGTSKYSIALKTSQSCVHIIVAQTKSLKGLGFTLDQSSCVFSSIPELVHHYCTHRLPFTGAEHMTLQHAVPRPH, encoded by the exons ATGGCAAGATGGTTCAGAGATTTCCCCATCAACCTAAAAAACGGGACCGAACGGGTCCGCTCGGCCTCTGAATCTGGTCCGCCAACTCGCACCAAACCCTCGTTTTCTCGTGACAGCTTGAAAGGGAATCAGCGCAAAGATGGAGGAGTGGGGGGTTTGCTGGCAGGGAGGAATAGGAAAAATTCGGCGGAATTCGGTCGTAACAACGCTGGTTGCGGTGGGACAGTCTGGGACACTCTTACACCTGGGAAAGGTCGGAAAAACGCCAAGGTCGAGGCTGGCATGTCGGATGAGATCCGGCAGGTCAGGACCTCCAGTTTGGCGCAAGCGTACATCAGCAGGATGATCAAGGTGGATAAACAAGACAAGACTCCGAAACTCAACGGCATAACTGAACACAAACAGCTGGGGAACGAAACGGGGAGGCCTGACATTAAAACGACG CTGATCATCCTGGAGGACTATGCAGATCCTTTTGATGCAGAGAAAACCAAAGGGCAGAGGGATGCTGAGAGAGCAGGAGTGAATGACGGGTACATGGAGCCTTACGATGCCCAGGTCATCATCACAG AGGTTCGCAGGCGCGGCTCCAAAGACCTCCTGAAAGTGTGCGTGCTGCTGGACCGAGGCCacggggaggggaaggaggaacaggggaaacccccgccccccaacaTCTACGACACGCCGTACGAGGGCGACAGCGGCGGCGTGTGGATCCCTGTCACGCGGCCAGAGTCTGACGTCCGCCCCGCCGGGGAGTACGAGCTGCCCTGGGAGTGGAGAAAGGAGGACATAGTTAGAGCGCTGTCAG CTCAGTTCGAGGCAGTGGATTGTTCTCCCACCAAAGAGAACGGCTCTATTCCCAcccgccagcagcagcagcagcagcagcagcagcagcagcagcagcaacagcacccCCCGAGGCAGAAGAACTGGACCCATAAAATACCATCTACTCCATCgggctcgtcctcctcctcctttccctcctctcctaTCCTCAAACTctcccctctctcgctcccGTCTCCCTCTTTCCCCACCCTAAagctcccccctctctccccctcttccaGTCCCACCAAACTTTCCCCTCCGTCTCCAACCTCCCCCAGCAGTGCCCCGTTGGACGGGGAGACAGCCAAAGTGGAGCCCGGCCTGCCGCTGGAGAAGCAAAA cTGGTACCATGGCAGCGTGAGCCGGCAACAGGCGGAAGCTCAGCTGCAGCGCTGCAGGGAAGCCAGCTTCCTGGTGAGGGACAGCGAATCAGGAACCAGCAAGTACTCCATCGCTCTGAA GACAAGTCAGAGTTGTGTGCACATCATTGTGGCGCAGACAAAGAGCCTTAAAGGTCTGGGCTTCACGCTGGATCAAAGTAGCTGTGTCTTCTCCAGCATCCCCGAGCTGGTCCACCACTactgcacacacagactgcCCTTCACTGGGGCAGAGCACATGACCCTGCAGCACGCTGTGCCCAGGCCCCACTGA